The following coding sequences lie in one Capsicum annuum cultivar UCD-10X-F1 chromosome 5, UCD10Xv1.1, whole genome shotgun sequence genomic window:
- the LOC107871738 gene encoding spermidine hydroxycinnamoyl transferase-like, with protein sequence MKIMLKNQWVVKPAEVTWNGIVALSELDQIEIAHVQTIYYYRPSQDCFTSTCNILKTSLSKALVHFYPLAGRLRWIDGSRLELDCDASGAVLTEAESDAKLDDLGDQFSLSPDHISLFPHIDYTIPISEIPLLFVKLTKFKCGAIALSFAISHAVVDGQGGPFFLSEWARLARGEPLMFAPFHDRKVLKAGEPPIASPTLDEHVQFNPPPLLMGKFKNETKGYRLKLTKHQVETLREKANQGRNLEDSKERSYTRYEVMTAHLWRCACKARGHKFEQLTSLSICVNIRSKMHPPLPKTYFGNAIIDVNVVSVSGDITSSPLEYVARKVRETIEMVTSDYVNSAINFLKKQQDLSKYQDIHRIRNKEGPSYGNPNLAVISWMSLPLSGLDFGWGKEIYMSPRTYEYDGDCVIQPGNEGDGSWIVAIALQVDHVEAFKKFFYEDIECLKKGSPVQ encoded by the exons ATGAAGATTATGTTAAAAAATCAATGGGTAGTGAAGCCAGCAGAGGTAACATGGAATGGGATTGTGGCCTTATCAGAATTAGATCAAATTGAAATAGCCCACGTACAAACCATCTATTACTACAGACCTAGCCAAGATTGTTTTACATCAACATGTAACATTCTCAAGACTTCACTAAGCAAAGCACTTGTACACTTCTATCCACTGGCTGGCCGTTTGCGATGGATCGATGGGTCCCGACTCGAGCTCGATTGTGATGCCTCGGGAGCCGTACTTACGGAGGCTGAAAGCGATGCCAAGCTAGATGATCTCGGAGATCAATTCTCGCTATCTCCGGATCATATTAGCTTGTTTCCTCATATAGACTATACAATCCCAATTTCTGAAATCCCTTTGTTGTTTGTGAAGCTTACTAAGTTCAAGTGTGGTGCCATTGCTCTTAGTTTTGCTATTTCACATGCTGTTGTTGATGGACAAG GTGGTCCCTTTTTCTTATCCGAATGGGCTAGGCTTGCTCGCGGGGAACCATTGATGTTTGCTCCTTTTCATGATCGAAAAGTTCTAAAAGCCGGAGAGCCTCCGATTGCATCTCCAACTTTGGATGAACATGTACAATTTAATCCACCACCACTTCTAATGGGCAAGTTCAAAAATGAAACAAAAGGTTACAGGCTAAAACTAACAAAACATCAAGTTGAAACGTTGAGAGAAAAAGCAAACCAAGGAAGAAATTTAGAGGATAGTAAAGAGCGTAGTTACACACGTTACGAAGTTATGACTGCTCATTTATGGAGATGTGCATGTAAGGCAAGAGGTCATAAATTTGAGCAACTTACTAGTTTATCCATTTGTGTTAACATACGTAGTAAAATGCATCCACCTTTGCCTAAAACCTACTTTGGCAATGCCATCATTGATGTCAACGTGGTCAGTGTCTCGGGTGACATAACCTCGAGCCCATTGGAGTATGTTGCTAGAAAGGTTAGGGAGACCATTGAAATGGTGACAAGTGATTATGTAAACTCCGCGATTAACTTCTTGAAAAAACAACAGGATTTGTCAAAATATCAAGACATTCATAGAATTAGAAACAAAGAGGGCCCTTCCTATGGGAACCCTAATCTTGCAGTAATAAGTTGGATGAGTTTGCCACTATCAGGGTTGGATTTTGGGTGGGGTAAAGAGATCTATATGAGCCCCAGGACTTACGAATATGATGGTGATTGTGTGATACAACCAGGGAATGAAGGGGATGGATCTTGGATTGTTGCAATTGCTCTTCAAGTTGATCATGTGGAAGCTTTCAAGAAATTCTTTTATGAAGACATCGAATGTCTAAAAAAGGGTAGCCCTGTGCAATAA